One region of Brassica napus cultivar Da-Ae chromosome A10, Da-Ae, whole genome shotgun sequence genomic DNA includes:
- the LOC106369752 gene encoding uncharacterized protein LOC106369752, protein MATSQCTSCGRILQHCQCRRQASTTVSSSADNTAGELTPACCCSCYTGWTIVFYLLFLMFSGKQFMGKAGCYLELFASSVTVSNANANTNISTADWRVGLVAKSPVTRCKISLHTSKSRLLRGDHEVVSGSAPWLDGFGQFFTSDNTYEPVTSVDFKGVEMPGVVGDLVRGYKVEIAVAVKADGKHVFLIVLCGDLPVKLTADPKGNVIGSLLGNMKRCEYVVGDNLNIHV, encoded by the coding sequence ATGGCAACTTCTCAGTGCACTTCTTGTGGCCGCATTCTCCAGCATTGCCAGTGTCGCCGGCAAGCATCCACCACCGTATCCAGCAGCGCAGATAATACGGCCGGCGAACTTACTCCAGCTTGTTGTTGTAGTTGCTACACCGGGTGGACTATTGTTTTCTACCTTCTCTTTCTAATGTTTTCAGGAAAACAATTTATGGGCAAAGCTGGTTGTTACTTGGAGCTATTTGCCAGTTCCGTCACCGTCTCAAACGCAAACGCAAACACAAACATCTCAACCGCTGATTGGAGAGTCGGTTTGGTTGCTAAGAGTCCGGTCACCCGCTGCAAAATATCTTTACATACAAGCAAGTCTCGTCTCCTTCGTGGAGATCACGAGGTTGTCTCCGGGTCAGCTCCGTGGCTGGATGGCTTTGGACAGTTTTTTACCTCAGACAATACGTATGAGCCGGTCACAAGCGTCGATTTCAAAGGGGTTGAAATGCCGGGAGTTGTAGGGGACCTGGTTAGGGGTTATAAGGTGGAGATTGCCGTCGCAGTGAAGGCAGATGGTAAACATGTTTtcttgattgtgttgtgcggaGATTTACCGGTGAAATTGACGGCTGATCCGAAGGGGAATGTGATTGGATCGTTGCTAGGAAATATGAAACGGTGTGAGTATGTAGTCGGAGATAACTTGAATATTCATGTTTAG
- the BNAA10G14130D gene encoding uncharacterized protein BNAA10G14130D, whose protein sequence is MGNKATTTVKEEREEIHLKVVPPVDRAFVRWLARDLQRVQGFKPKNIRAITPPDSYIEFMRLNGSLDVDLDDPDLAHLFK, encoded by the coding sequence ATGGGGAACAAAGCTACAACAACTGTGAAAGAAGAACGCGAAGAGATCCACTTGAAGGTTGTACCTCCAGTAGACAGGGCTTTTGTGCGTTGGCTTGCAAGAGATCTACAGAGAGTTCAGGGATTCAAACCGAAGAACATTCGTGCCATCACTCCTCCTGATAGCTACATCGAGTTCATGCGGTTGAATGGATCGCTTGATGTGGATTTGGATGACCCTGATCTTGCCCATTTGTTCAAGTAA
- the LOC106370421 gene encoding NDR1/HIN1-like protein 12 codes for MTEKECKFDYRKYAEAATRRLVYGFLGLVATVAVVIFFVWAILHPHKPRFVLQDVTIYEFNISQPNLLSSNLQVTLSSRNPNDKIGVFYDRLDIYASYRNQEVTLANLLPETYQGHLEVTVWSPVLIGSAVPVDPYLTPALKEDINAGMVLLNIKIDGCVKWKVGSWVSGCYRLLVNCPAFIPFSGQVVGAGPAIKDQLAQQCAVDV; via the exons ATGACGGAAAAAGAGTGCAAGTTCGACTACCGCAAATATGCGGAGGCGGCAACGAGACGCCTAGTGTACGGATTTCTAGGCCTGGTCGCTACGGTTGCGGTTGTGATTTTCTTTGTCTGGGCCATACTTCACCCGCACAAACCGCGTTTTGTCCTGCAAGACGTTACCATTTACGAGTTCAACATCTCACAGCCTAACTTACTCAGTTCAAATCTCCAAGTAACTCTCTCTTCTCGCAACCCAAACGACAAAATCGGAGTTTTCTACGACCGCCTCGACATATATGCCTCGTACCGCAACCAAGAG GTGACTTTGGCGAATCTACTGCCGGAAACGTATCAAGGCCATCTGGAAGTGACAGTGTGGTCGCCGGTTCTGATTGGATCCGCCGTGCCAGTGGATCCTTACCTGACTCCGGCACTGAAGGAAGACATAAACGCCGGGATGGTGCTTCTAAACATCAAGATCGACGGTTGCGTTAAGTGGAAAGTAGGCTCGTGGGTATCTGGATGTTATCGGCTCCTCGTTAACTGTCCGGCGTTCATTCCCTTCTCCGGCCAGGTAGTCGGCGCCGGTCCTGCGATCAAAGACCAGCTTGCTCAGCAATGTGCTGTTGACGTatga
- the LOC125579225 gene encoding uncharacterized protein LOC125579225 isoform X2, which produces MAEIESESKQGRRVVVIGGRVAGSLAAKLLQFHADVILIDPKEYFEITWASLRSMVEPSFAERTVINHKNYFKKGRVVTSPAVNITETDVMTADGDVIGYDYTILADCHFLCVGKPMSSQWLNGNSLKDSLDGKGRVMVDENLRIKDRKNVFAIGDITNIPDI; this is translated from the exons ATGGCAGAGATAGAATCTGAGTCTAAACAAGGAAGAAGGGTGGTGGTGATCGGCGGCCGAGTCGCAGGCTCCCTCGCAGCGAAGTTGCTTCAGTTCCATGCTGATGTCATCCTCATCGATCC GAAGGAGTACTTTGAGATCACGTGGGCGAGCTTGAGATCCATGGTGGAGCCTTCGTTTGCTGAAAGAACAGTTATCAACCACAAGAACTACTTCAAGAAAGGCCGTGTTGTTACTTCTCCGGCGGTCAACATCACGGAGACTGATGTAATGACTGCAGATGGAGATGTGATTGGATATGATTACACCATACTCGCAGATTGTCATTTCCTCTGCGTTGGGAAGCCTATGTCTTCTCAATGGCTCAATGGAAACTCTCTGAAAGATAGCTTGGATGGTAAAGGGAGAGTCATGGTTGATGAGAACTTGAGGATTAAGGATAGAAAGAATGTATTTGCCATTGGTGATATCACTAATATTCCT GATATATAG
- the LOC106369755 gene encoding uncharacterized protein LOC106369755, with protein sequence MASQNSAHPFGYSTPSDTRRRWWWSRPIATLPAPEDRKATSKELAAYFSPLWGGLLTAIAMFLIFLFTDEADPHAKFSIQSIAISPSTATYHVDFLVRNPSSRYSIYYDDRDASVRFGDVNVAVFKIIRERSYRDHTAFSLAFDAGEVINGTDVELHIKLRGMHERYIDYDEAGHFDITCHIRSKENIEKINCHSGFTHMRMLV encoded by the coding sequence ATGGCTTCCCAAAACAGTGCGCATCCCTTCGGATATTCTACGCCCTCCGACACTCGTCGTCGTTGGTGGTGGTCACGGCCTATAGCGACTCTGCCAGCACCTGAAGATCGTAAAGCCACTTCCAAGGAACTTGCGGCTTACTTTTCGCCCCTTTGGGGCGGCTTACTCACCGCCATCGCCATGTTCTTAATCTTCTTGTTCACCGACGAAGCAGACCCCCACGCCAAATTCTCCATCCAATCCATCGCCATCTCTCCATCGACCGCCACGTATCACGTTGACTTTCTCGTAAGAAACCCTAGCTCGAGATATTCTATCTATTACGACGACCGTGATGCTTCGGTGAGGTTCGGTGATGTAAACGTTGCGGTTTTTAAAATCATACGTGAGCGTAGCTACAGAGATCACACGGCTTTCTCATTGGCCTTCGATGCTGGAGAGGTAATAAATGGAACCGACGTCGAGCTTCACATCAAACTTAGAGGGATGCATGAGCGTTACATAGATTATGATGAAGCTGGGCATTTTGATATTACATGTCACATCCGAAGCAAAGAAAACATTGAGAAGATTAATTGCCATTCCGGTTTTACACATATGAGGATGCTTGTTTAA
- the LOC125579225 gene encoding uncharacterized protein LOC125579225 isoform X1 encodes MAEIESESKQGRRVVVIGGRVAGSLAAKLLQFHADVILIDPKEYFEITWASLRSMVEPSFAERTVINHKNYFKKGRVVTSPAVNITETDVMTADGDVIGYDYTILADCHFLCVGKPMSSQWLNGNSLKDSLDGKGRVMVDENLRIKDRKNVFAIGDITNIPVSSQDHNIFQVFFT; translated from the exons ATGGCAGAGATAGAATCTGAGTCTAAACAAGGAAGAAGGGTGGTGGTGATCGGCGGCCGAGTCGCAGGCTCCCTCGCAGCGAAGTTGCTTCAGTTCCATGCTGATGTCATCCTCATCGATCC GAAGGAGTACTTTGAGATCACGTGGGCGAGCTTGAGATCCATGGTGGAGCCTTCGTTTGCTGAAAGAACAGTTATCAACCACAAGAACTACTTCAAGAAAGGCCGTGTTGTTACTTCTCCGGCGGTCAACATCACGGAGACTGATGTAATGACTGCAGATGGAGATGTGATTGGATATGATTACACCATACTCGCAGATTGTCATTTCCTCTGCGTTGGGAAGCCTATGTCTTCTCAATGGCTCAATGGAAACTCTCTGAAAGATAGCTTGGATGGTAAAGGGAGAGTCATGGTTGATGAGAACTTGAGGATTAAGGATAGAAAGAATGTATTTGCCATTGGTGATATCACTAATATTCCTGTAAGTTCACAAGACCATAACATTTTTCAGGTTTTTTTTACATAG
- the LOC106369751 gene encoding uncharacterized protein LOC106369751: MDSQTTSGNPTSSDTRRRWWWSRPIVTLDHEQTFKEFAVFISPFFAGFFIAVAIYLILLFIDKAHSQSHPKFSIQSITVSPYSTTCHVDFLVKKPSSRYSIYYDVGDASVRFGHTNVDVFNITRKRNSRDHTAFSLDFVAGEVNGTDVVSQELHIKLRGKHKRYVDSTEAGHFDLFAHSVSVSNTNVNANISTADWRVGLVAMSPVTGCKISFHTIKSRLLRGEEVVSETSPSVDGFGQVVTSDKTDGPVITVDFNGVVTPGIISDVVRGYRVEIVAGVDSDGFLMVLCGDLPLKFTADPAGNVIGSLLGNMKRCDYVFEDNLNIHV; encoded by the exons ATGGATTCGCAAACCACCTCCGGAAATCCAACGTCCTCCGACACTCGACGTCGTTGGTGGTGGTCACGACCAATAGTTACTCTTGATCATGAGCAAACTTTCAAGGAATTTGCGGTTTTCATTTCACCATTTTTCGCCGGCTTTTTCATCGCCGTTGCCATATACTTGATCTTGTTGTTCATCGACAAAGCTCACTCTCAGTCTCACCCCAAATTCTCCATCCAATCCATCACCGTCTCTCCCTATTCCACCACGTGTCACGTCgacttcctcgtaaaaaaacCTAGCTCGAGATATTCTATCTATTACGACGTTGGTGATGCTTCGGTGAGGTTCGGTCATACAAACGTCGATGTTTTTAACATAACTCGTAAACGTAACAGCAGAGATCACACGGCTTTCTCGTTGGACTTCGTTGCTGGAGAGGTAAATGGAACCGACGTTGTTTCCCAAGAGCTTCACATCAAACTTAGGGGGAAGCACAAGCGTTATGTAGATTCTACTGAAGCTGGACATTTTGAT CTCTTTGCCCATTCTGTCTCCGTCTCAAACACAAACGTAAACGCAAACATCTCAACCGCTGACTGGAGAGTCGGTTTGGTTGCCATGAGTCCGGTCACCGGCTGCAAAATCTCTTTCCATACAATCAAGTCTCGTCTCCTTCGTGGAGAAGAGGTTGTGTCCGAGACATCTCCGTCGGTGGATGGTTTCGGTCAGGTTGTTACCTCCGACAAAACGGATGGACCGGTCATAACTGTCGATTTCAATGGGGTTGTAACGCCGGGAATTATCAGCGATGTGGTTAGGGGTTATCGAGTGGAGATTGTTGCCGGAGTGGACTCTGATGGTTTCTTGATGGTGTTGTGCGGCGATCTACCGTTGAAATTCACGGCGGACCCGGCGGGAAATGTGATTGGATCGTTACTAGGAAATATGAAACGGTGTGACTACGTATTCGAAGATAACTTGAATATTCATGTTTAG
- the LOC106371664 gene encoding transcription factor E2FB, which translates to MSDSHQRPEHNPPSKRQHHPSAASMKPPLVAPGEYHRFDAAETHGGGGLDQVSEEIVIKSSLKRKTDIVNRIDEPSELNTGLLQTPVPAKGGKAKKSSRSVKANAGSPGNNLAQAGACRYDSSLALLTKKFINLIKQAEDGILDLNKAADTLEVQKRRIYDITNVLEGIGLIEKTLKNRIKWKGLDVSNPGETMENIANLQDEIQNLSFEEAKLDDQIRESQERLTSLSEDENNKRLLFVAEDDIKNLPCFQNSTLIAVKAPHGTTLEVPDPDEAGGYPQRRYRIILRSTMGPIDVYLVSQFEETFEDIPNADEPSNIPSTSGLPDNQDVSMPMKEDITVKNMETQEVDDTQRASSEIESHDFVDGIMKIVPPDLDMDVDYWLRSEVGEVSITDMWPNESEPTWNQMVSFDQGAGPSNTTMEQSQTTSSPKPEQSTAKRSTSS; encoded by the exons ATGTCGGACTCTCACCAACGACCCGAGCATAATCCGCCGTCTAAGCGGCAGCATCATCCTTCTGCGGCTTCTATGAAGCCTCCGTTAGTTGCTCCCGGCGAGTATCACCGCTTTGACGCGGCGGAGACGCACGGTGGCGGAGGTCTTGATCAGGTTTCCGAGGAAATTGTGATTAAATCTTCC CTGAAGCGGAAGACAGATATCGTAAACCGGATAGATGAGCCTAGTGAATTGAATACTGGTCTTCTCCAAACACCTGTGCCAGCGAAAGGAGGGAAGGCCAAGAAATCATCTAGATCAGTGAAGGCTAATGCAG GTTCTCCTGGAAATAACTTGGCCCAGGCTGGTGCTTGTCGATATGATAGCTCGCTAG CTCTTTTGACAAAGAAATTTATCAATCTGATAAAACAAGCAGAGGATGGTATTCTTGATCTGAATAAAGCAGCTGATACTTTAGAG GTACAAAAGAGGCGGATATACGATATAACCAATGTGTTAGAAGGAATAGGTCTTATAGAGAAGACGCTCAAGAACAGGATTAAGTGGAA GGGCCTCGATGTCTCAAACCCAGGCGAAACAATGGAAAACATAGCTAACCTACAG GATGAAATACAAAACCTTTCATTTGAGGAGGCAAAATTGGATGACCAGATCAG AGAATCACAAGAAAGATTAACAAGCTTGAGCGAGGATGAAAACAATAAAAG GCTTCTATTTGTTGCTGAAGACGACATTAAGAACCTACCATGCTTCCAG AATAGTACGCTGATCGCTGTAAAGGCACCGCATGGAACAACTCTTGAGGTGCCAGATCCTGATGAG GCTGGCGGTTATCCTCAGCGGAGATATAGAATAATTTTGAGAAGCACTATGGGACCAATAGACGTATATCTCGTCAG TCAATTCGAAGAGACATTTGAGGACATTCCTAATGCTGATGAACCTTCAAATATTCCATCAACGTCTGGTCTCCCTGATAACCAAGATGTTTCCATGCCAATGAAAGAGGACATCACCGTCAAAAACATGGAAACACAGGAAGTTGATGATACACAAAGAGCTTCCTCCGAAATCGAATCTCATGACTTTGTTGATGGTATCATGAAGATTGTTCCTCCAGATTTGGAT atggatgtAGATTACTGGCTTCGGTCAGAGGTAGGCGAAGTCAGCATCACAGACATGTGGCCAAACGAAT CTGAACCGACCTGGAACCAGATGGTTTCATTTGATCAAGGCGCTGGACCGAGCAACACAACCATGGAACAGTCACAAACTACATCGAGCCCAAAACCAGAACAATCCACTGCTAAGAGATCGACAAGTAGCTGA
- the LOC106369750 gene encoding uncharacterized protein LOC106369750, which produces MADSLPEIVTGQTDPPPPLRLRTSSQPKSLFVCHEKLTKSPISAFCLGYMTSALFFTAFFSIIMFFPTRVLHCNVTFFVESISVSPSSSAATWHVDFLVSHPSSRCLVYYDADGVYAKLGGVSNAAVLETSNTRRSRGNTSFSVDLATEGNQTDTPRILDLELKLSATKKQLFVEGDDYGHLYITCQNLVLGYEKIKCHSSFKKLLKLKELNSPF; this is translated from the coding sequence ATGGCTGATAGCTTGCCGGAGATAGTGACCGGACAAActgatcctcctcctcctttgcGGCTGAGGACTAGTAGTCAACCAAAGTCGTTATTTGTTTGTCATGAGAAACTCACTAAATCGCCCATTAGTGCCTTTTGTCTCGGCTACATGACCAGCGCGCTCTTTTTCACCGCCTTCTTCTCTATCATCATGTTCTTCCCCACCAGAGTTCTTCACTGCAACGTCACTTTCTTCGTGGAATCTATCTCCGTTTCTCCCTCTTCCTCCGCCGCCACGTGGCACGTCGATTTTCTCGTGAGCCACCCAAGCTCGAGGTGCCTTGTCTACTACGACGCGGATGGCGTGTACGCCAAACTAGGAGGGGTTTCAAACGCCGCCGTTCTGGAGACATCGAACACGCGTCGTTCACGTGGCAACACGAGTTTCTCGGTCGATTTAGCTACGGAGGGTAATCAAACTGACACTCCTAGGATTTTGGATTTGGAGTTGAAACTTAGTGCGACGAAGAAACAGCTTTTCGTGGAAGGAGATGATTATGGACATTTATATATCACGTGTCAGAATCTCGTTCTCGGTTATGAGAAGATTAAATGCCATTCGTCTTTCAAAAAGTTGTTGAAGCTTAAGGAACTTAACTCACCTTTCTGA